From Acidobacteriota bacterium, one genomic window encodes:
- a CDS encoding glycosyl transferase, with protein sequence MALSEDMHVSSLTAPILDTPSAGLPEEPTANEAELRGAADALARELRRELPGSGEENLRRYLEGLRTRLKEAAPRWKLGTSVTELTPKLELVESLRMFEATVPRCDGGNEIYREVPFANLAPAGSLPQIVHIAGSYLACADGIWSRRSLSIFVEQLQKHDPLLLREIQLLPDALRLAQLEFILNRADTVFAAGELPPVERSPFSASIHSLRRMSQTEWREILEPLIAFDAVLRQDPVGVYGAMEEDTRGFYRSRISELARHADTSELQTAQIALELAQAASRIDHGDARMARRKSHVGYYLVADGVRELKARIGFRPPMVERLRDIVRSYNEEFYILGTFVLALLLITAMILPLVPHHEFWPVMAALLLALLPATQGAVDLVNGTVSALMKTESLPKLDFSKGIPQDSATLVVVPTLLLNERQVQDLLDELESRFLCNQDPNLHFALLTDLPDATARPLDPDEGPLVDFAARAIDALNVKYAKHKGGSFLLLHRHRAFNARQGVWMGWERKRGKLLDLNKLLLGEWDSFPRKVGPLGVLARICYIITLDSDTQLPWGAAARMVGTMAHPLNRAIIHPRLRIVTAGYGILQPRVGVSVSSASRSRLAALYSGETGFDVYARAVSDAYQDLFGEGIFTGKGIYDLNAFHHVLNHRFPRNALLSHDLIEGAYARAGLVSDIEVIDDYPSHYSAHTRRKHRWLRGDWQILRWLFSAVPDEFGRIAPNPISTISRWKILDNLRRSLIEPVTFLLFVFGWFFLPGGALYWTVTVLILVLLPGIIQMGFNMVRALVSRSLASVRDAFATLFSSLGITLLNLIFLPHHMMLSLDAIIRSLNRTYLSGRNLLDWETAAQSEAGGTRGSLDTYLKLSPVIALTIAMGLSLARPQALFAAFPVLILWALAPAVISWLNSLPRSEEGPLKTSEREFLERQALLIWRYFAEFGGPKNHWLIPDNVEEKDRLEVRKLSPTNLGMLLNARQAACDFGFIHADEFAAATLGTLDTYDRLEKQRGHIYNWYDIERLEAISPKTVSAVDSGNLAASFYSLHAGALELLKLPLVSEEALNRQIAETKTVREGSWVDDERQRIRERFREFVEAYIPWLLPRFSMLLVHSAMVGLHKVPALVEAVRFVDDLDRRLAGLSEEQIVDLNHAKLAAELGSLLPEARERLAKLVADIKDIAARAYLCADEMQYGFLLVKSRKLLSIGYDGVTGELYDACYDLLASEARMASFLAVAKGDINQESWFRLDRSHVLVKGRECLVSWTGTMFEYMMPALWMRMYPNTLITRALESAVRIQRDHVRRIPWGISESGFAKTDAVGRYGYHAWGIPKLALKYGAEDGPVISPYSTFLALPLLRNAAIENLRSMVAMGWSGDYGLYEAADYTEGSEPRIVRSWMAHHQGMSLLALANLLRGSCFQRWFHANAIVRASELLLHEKPLSKLSSEALKEPAVVQSATDESAQVKVA encoded by the coding sequence ATGGCTTTGTCCGAAGATATGCACGTCTCGTCGTTGACGGCCCCAATACTGGATACGCCGTCGGCGGGTTTGCCGGAGGAGCCTACGGCGAACGAGGCAGAGCTGCGCGGCGCGGCAGATGCGCTGGCGCGCGAGTTACGCCGGGAATTGCCAGGCAGTGGAGAGGAAAATCTCAGAAGGTATCTGGAAGGTCTGCGCACACGATTGAAAGAAGCAGCCCCGCGATGGAAGCTGGGTACCTCGGTCACGGAGCTTACACCGAAGCTCGAGTTGGTTGAGAGCTTGCGTATGTTTGAAGCGACAGTGCCGCGCTGTGATGGAGGTAACGAGATTTACCGCGAGGTCCCTTTCGCGAATCTCGCACCAGCGGGCAGTCTTCCTCAGATCGTGCATATTGCGGGAAGCTATCTGGCGTGTGCGGACGGTATCTGGTCGCGAAGGTCGCTCTCGATCTTTGTGGAGCAGTTGCAAAAGCATGACCCGCTACTATTGCGCGAGATACAACTGTTGCCCGATGCACTGCGACTGGCTCAGTTGGAGTTCATCCTCAATCGAGCCGACACGGTATTTGCCGCCGGCGAGCTGCCGCCAGTTGAGCGGTCTCCTTTCTCTGCGTCGATTCATAGTTTGCGGCGTATGAGCCAGACAGAGTGGCGCGAGATACTTGAGCCGTTGATTGCATTCGATGCCGTGCTTCGACAAGATCCGGTCGGCGTGTACGGGGCGATGGAAGAGGACACGCGCGGATTCTATCGTTCGCGCATTTCCGAGCTGGCGCGTCATGCGGATACGAGCGAGCTGCAGACGGCGCAGATTGCACTGGAGCTGGCCCAGGCGGCTTCGCGCATTGACCATGGCGATGCGCGCATGGCGCGGAGGAAGTCGCATGTTGGCTACTACCTCGTTGCCGATGGCGTGCGCGAACTGAAGGCCCGTATCGGTTTTCGTCCACCGATGGTTGAAAGGCTGAGGGACATTGTCCGCAGTTACAACGAAGAGTTCTACATCCTTGGGACGTTCGTTCTTGCGCTGCTGCTGATTACCGCGATGATCCTCCCCTTGGTTCCGCACCATGAGTTCTGGCCGGTGATGGCAGCCTTGCTGCTTGCTCTGCTGCCTGCGACACAGGGCGCAGTCGACCTGGTTAACGGGACGGTTTCAGCGTTGATGAAGACCGAGTCGCTTCCGAAGCTGGACTTCTCAAAGGGTATTCCACAGGACTCGGCAACTCTTGTGGTAGTGCCGACGCTGTTGCTGAATGAGCGGCAGGTGCAGGACCTGCTGGATGAATTGGAGTCGCGCTTTCTTTGCAATCAGGATCCCAACCTGCACTTCGCTCTCCTGACGGACCTGCCGGATGCGACGGCACGTCCTCTCGATCCCGACGAAGGCCCGCTTGTGGACTTCGCCGCTCGCGCTATTGACGCGCTGAATGTGAAGTATGCAAAGCATAAGGGAGGTTCGTTTCTGCTGCTGCACAGACACCGTGCCTTCAACGCAAGGCAAGGCGTGTGGATGGGATGGGAACGGAAGCGAGGTAAACTGCTGGACCTGAATAAGCTGCTGCTTGGCGAGTGGGACAGTTTCCCGAGGAAGGTTGGTCCGCTCGGCGTTCTGGCGCGGATCTGTTACATCATCACCCTGGACTCAGACACGCAGCTTCCCTGGGGCGCAGCGGCGCGGATGGTGGGAACGATGGCGCATCCACTGAACCGCGCTATTATTCATCCCCGGCTGCGTATTGTGACAGCAGGTTACGGCATTTTGCAACCTCGTGTCGGGGTGAGCGTGTCGTCCGCATCGCGTTCGAGACTGGCCGCGCTGTACTCAGGCGAGACAGGGTTCGATGTCTATGCGCGCGCGGTGTCCGATGCATATCAGGACCTGTTTGGCGAAGGCATATTTACTGGCAAGGGCATTTATGACCTCAACGCGTTCCATCACGTCCTGAATCACAGGTTTCCGCGAAACGCGCTGCTGTCTCACGATCTGATCGAGGGTGCTTATGCCCGTGCGGGGCTTGTCTCGGACATTGAAGTGATTGACGATTATCCGTCGCACTATTCTGCGCACACGCGGCGCAAGCATCGCTGGCTGCGGGGCGACTGGCAGATATTGCGGTGGCTGTTCAGCGCAGTGCCCGATGAGTTTGGCCGCATTGCGCCAAACCCGATTAGCACCATCTCGCGATGGAAGATTCTCGACAATCTTCGCAGAAGCCTGATTGAACCTGTCACTTTCCTGTTGTTCGTCTTCGGATGGTTTTTTCTTCCAGGCGGCGCGCTCTACTGGACGGTGACGGTACTGATTCTTGTGCTGCTGCCGGGAATCATTCAGATGGGTTTCAACATGGTCCGCGCGCTTGTAAGCAGAAGTCTGGCCTCGGTTCGCGACGCCTTCGCGACGCTGTTCTCATCGCTCGGCATTACGTTGCTGAACCTGATCTTCTTGCCGCATCACATGATGCTTTCGCTGGATGCGATCATTCGCTCGCTCAATCGCACGTATCTGTCGGGACGGAATCTATTGGACTGGGAGACGGCGGCGCAGTCGGAAGCGGGCGGAACTCGCGGGTCGCTGGATACTTATCTGAAGCTGTCGCCTGTGATTGCTTTGACCATCGCCATGGGTTTGAGCCTCGCACGGCCGCAGGCGTTGTTTGCGGCTTTTCCTGTACTGATATTGTGGGCGCTGGCGCCGGCCGTTATCTCCTGGCTCAATTCGCTTCCCCGTTCTGAGGAAGGGCCTTTGAAGACTTCGGAGCGGGAGTTTCTTGAACGTCAGGCGTTGCTTATATGGCGTTACTTTGCTGAGTTTGGCGGGCCAAAAAATCACTGGTTGATTCCCGACAACGTGGAGGAGAAAGACAGGCTGGAGGTGAGGAAGTTGTCACCCACGAACCTTGGAATGCTTCTGAATGCTCGTCAGGCGGCGTGCGATTTTGGCTTTATCCATGCTGATGAATTTGCCGCTGCGACCCTGGGGACTCTGGACACTTATGATCGTTTGGAGAAGCAGCGCGGCCATATCTACAACTGGTATGACATCGAGAGGCTGGAGGCGATCTCGCCGAAGACCGTGTCGGCAGTGGATAGCGGGAATCTTGCTGCGTCGTTTTATTCTCTGCATGCAGGTGCGCTGGAGCTATTGAAGCTGCCGCTTGTGAGTGAAGAAGCCCTGAACCGTCAAATCGCGGAAACGAAGACAGTGCGCGAGGGAAGCTGGGTTGACGATGAACGCCAGCGCATTCGCGAGCGATTCCGTGAGTTTGTCGAGGCGTATATCCCATGGTTATTGCCGCGTTTCAGCATGTTACTAGTGCACAGTGCGATGGTAGGACTCCATAAAGTCCCAGCCTTAGTTGAGGCTGTCAGGTTTGTTGACGATCTGGACCGAAGACTTGCCGGGCTAAGCGAAGAGCAGATCGTCGACCTCAATCATGCGAAGTTAGCGGCAGAGCTTGGTTCGCTGCTTCCCGAGGCCAGGGAACGACTTGCGAAGCTGGTGGCGGATATCAAGGATATTGCAGCGCGTGCATACCTCTGTGCCGACGAGATGCAGTATGGTTTTCTGCTGGTGAAATCGCGCAAACTGCTTTCCATTGGCTATGACGGTGTGACTGGCGAGTTGTATGACGCGTGTTACGACCTGCTGGCATCCGAGGCACGCATGGCGTCTTTTCTTGCAGTGGCGAAAGGCGATATCAATCAGGAGTCCTGGTTCCGTCTGGACCGGTCGCATGTGCTGGTGAAAGGTCGCGAGTGCCTGGTCTCGTGGACAGGCACGATGTTCGAGTACATGATGCCCGCGTTGTGGATGCGGATGTATCCGAATACGCTGATTACAAGGGCGCTTGAATCGGCTGTGCGGATACAGCGCGATCATGTAAGGCGCATCCCGTGGGGGATATCGGAGTCGGGCTTCGCGAAGACGGATGCGGTTGGACGCTATGGATATCACGCATGGGGCATCCCAAAACTGGCGTTGAAATATGGCGCTGAAGATGGGCCCGTCATTTCACCTTATTCGACATTTTTGGCGTTGCCCTTGTTGCGCAATGCGGCGATTGAAAATCTGCGCAGCATGGTAGCAATGGGCTGGAGTGGAGACTATGGATTGTATGAAGCAGCCGACTATACGGAGGGCAGCGAGCCGCGCATCGTGCGATCGTGGATGGCGCATCATCAGGGAATGAGCTTGCTCGCACTGGCAAATCTGCTGAGAGGGAGCTGCTTCCAAAGATGGTTCCATGCGAATGCTATTGTTCGAGCGTCAGAATTGCTGCTGCATGAGAAACCGCTGAGCAAGCTGTCTTCTGAGGCTCTCAAGGAGCCAGCGGTTGTGCAGAGTGCTACCGATGAATCTGCGCAAGTGAAGGTTGCATAG
- a CDS encoding ABC transporter ATP-binding protein: MNERRDSANAQSPWLERLRALRNVPPVLRILWDSGPWVVTWGLILRLFVAVLPFGIAKVAQYILNDVAAVLHGEKLGQNFWYLVAAEVALNVALGLLMRAIDYTDALLANRYTQLVSVRVMDQAARLDLTTYEDPAFYDRLERARGQATDRLVMIQQMGRLIQQVITTAAFSAALAWASPWLVLLLLVGVLPSFLGETHFAFLGYAKNFRQTTAKRQMDYLRQVAGSRDGAKEVKLFGLHGFFTNRFKALADQIYREDVKLARSKLLLGGLLGIVGTLGYYGAYIYVIWRTLGGRYDIGQFYFLTTAIQQASSNLQQVFSTASGIADQALFLTDLLAFFEMEPTVNANPQGRRFPARIETGFEFRNVSFAYPGTTRRVLKDFNMVLRPGERIALIGENGQGKTTVVKLITRLYDPTEGQIFLDGIDLREYALEDLHRNIGVIFQDFVRFEMTARENIAIGRVDKPHTALDLESAAQKSLADTVIEKLSGGYDQMLGRRFEGGVELSGGEWQKIALARAYLRDAELLILDEPTAALDARSELEVFERFAELTEGKMALLISHRFSTVRMVDRIVVLLGGRLIEEGNHQQLMAAGGIYAGMFEMQAASYR; encoded by the coding sequence ATGAACGAACGTCGAGACTCTGCAAATGCCCAGAGCCCGTGGCTGGAGCGCCTGCGAGCGCTCCGCAACGTGCCGCCCGTTCTGCGCATTCTATGGGACTCCGGTCCGTGGGTGGTTACGTGGGGTTTGATCTTACGACTCTTTGTTGCGGTACTGCCGTTTGGTATTGCAAAGGTTGCGCAATACATCCTGAATGATGTCGCCGCTGTACTGCACGGAGAGAAGCTGGGCCAGAACTTTTGGTACCTGGTAGCCGCAGAGGTGGCGTTGAATGTTGCTCTCGGCCTGTTGATGAGGGCGATCGACTACACAGATGCGTTGCTCGCGAACCGTTACACGCAGCTTGTCAGCGTACGCGTGATGGATCAGGCCGCGCGGCTCGACCTGACGACGTATGAAGACCCGGCCTTCTATGACCGTCTGGAGAGAGCGCGGGGACAGGCCACGGATCGGCTGGTCATGATCCAGCAGATGGGTCGCCTGATACAGCAGGTGATTACGACGGCCGCATTCTCCGCCGCGCTGGCATGGGCTTCGCCGTGGCTGGTGCTACTGCTACTGGTGGGAGTGCTGCCTTCGTTTCTGGGGGAAACGCACTTTGCGTTTCTTGGATACGCGAAGAACTTTCGCCAGACCACAGCCAAGCGGCAGATGGATTATCTGCGACAGGTTGCAGGAAGCCGCGATGGCGCAAAAGAGGTCAAGCTCTTCGGGCTTCATGGCTTCTTTACGAATCGCTTCAAGGCGCTTGCGGACCAGATCTATCGCGAGGATGTGAAGTTGGCACGCTCGAAGCTGTTGCTGGGCGGGTTGCTGGGCATTGTCGGCACGCTGGGCTACTACGGAGCGTACATCTATGTGATCTGGCGCACGCTTGGCGGACGCTATGACATCGGCCAGTTCTACTTCCTGACGACTGCGATCCAGCAAGCCAGCTCGAATCTACAGCAGGTGTTTTCAACGGCATCCGGTATCGCCGACCAGGCGCTCTTCCTGACGGACCTGCTTGCTTTTTTTGAGATGGAACCGACTGTGAATGCCAACCCGCAAGGGCGCCGCTTCCCGGCGCGTATCGAAACGGGCTTTGAGTTTCGCAACGTCTCATTTGCGTATCCCGGGACAACGCGACGTGTGTTGAAGGACTTCAATATGGTGTTGCGACCCGGGGAGCGCATTGCTCTGATTGGGGAGAACGGCCAGGGCAAGACGACGGTCGTGAAGCTGATTACGCGTCTGTACGATCCGACAGAGGGCCAGATTTTTCTGGATGGAATCGACCTGCGTGAGTATGCGCTTGAAGACCTGCATCGGAACATCGGTGTGATCTTTCAGGACTTTGTGCGCTTTGAGATGACGGCGCGGGAGAATATCGCGATTGGCCGCGTGGACAAACCGCACACGGCTTTGGATCTGGAGTCGGCTGCGCAGAAGAGTCTGGCCGATACGGTGATTGAGAAACTCTCTGGAGGCTACGACCAGATGCTGGGACGCCGGTTTGAAGGCGGCGTTGAACTTTCAGGCGGAGAGTGGCAGAAGATCGCCTTGGCGCGCGCGTATCTGCGCGATGCAGAGTTGCTGATATTGGACGAGCCCACAGCGGCTCTCGATGCGCGCAGCGAGCTTGAGGTCTTCGAACGGTTCGCGGAGTTGACGGAAGGGAAGATGGCGCTGTTGATTTCGCACCGCTTCTCGACCGTGAGGATGGTCGATCGTATTGTGGTTCTATTGGGTGGCCGGCTGATTGAAGAGGGAAATCACCAACAACTGATGGCGGCCGGTGGAATCTATGCCGGCATGTTTGAGATGCAGGCGGCCAGTTATCGATAA
- a CDS encoding OmpA family protein — protein sequence MSSSIIDSVMDFIGPQVSSALASQMGESSETIQRGLQGGAAAMLSGLVSKADEPGFIGQLFGMLTNPATTGALSGLVSNPASAVTGAGAASPLGDLGGKFLALIFGSRMGAVTDAIGQFSGLGASKAGSLLSMGAPLVLGGLSRFVQDNNASPASLVSSLKNESPKLQELLPAGFRTLFAGGIPSLSTAVPAQAAATTNKWLWPVVILAALLLGILWFFNRKEPSKETMQDAANTASSAMSALGDFFKTKLPNGVELNIPQFGVENKLLAFIQDSSKQVDSTTWFNFDRLTFDTGKATLQASSEEQLNNIAEILRAYPNVNLKLGGYTDNTGDPAANMALSTARAKNVMDALVAKGIDASRLASEGYGDQYPVGDNSTEEGRQQNRRIALRVTQK from the coding sequence ATGTCCAGCTCCATCATTGACAGTGTTATGGATTTTATTGGGCCCCAGGTATCGAGCGCGCTCGCCTCACAGATGGGTGAATCGAGCGAGACCATTCAACGCGGGTTGCAGGGCGGTGCTGCTGCAATGCTATCGGGACTGGTATCGAAGGCGGATGAGCCTGGCTTTATCGGCCAGCTCTTCGGCATGTTGACGAACCCGGCGACGACAGGCGCTCTTTCGGGGTTGGTCTCGAACCCGGCCTCGGCTGTTACAGGTGCCGGTGCAGCTTCGCCGCTTGGGGACCTGGGCGGCAAGTTTCTTGCGCTGATCTTTGGATCGCGCATGGGAGCGGTGACCGATGCGATTGGCCAGTTCTCAGGGCTCGGAGCAAGTAAGGCAGGTTCGCTGCTCAGTATGGGCGCTCCTCTGGTACTGGGAGGGCTAAGCAGGTTCGTTCAAGACAACAATGCAAGTCCGGCAAGCCTGGTTAGCTCGCTGAAGAACGAATCCCCCAAGCTGCAAGAGCTTTTGCCTGCGGGGTTCCGTACTCTGTTTGCAGGTGGGATCCCAAGTCTTTCGACAGCCGTTCCTGCGCAGGCGGCTGCAACAACGAACAAGTGGCTGTGGCCGGTTGTGATTCTTGCCGCACTATTGCTGGGAATCCTCTGGTTCTTCAACCGCAAGGAGCCATCGAAAGAGACGATGCAGGATGCCGCCAATACAGCTTCGTCGGCGATGTCTGCTCTTGGGGATTTTTTCAAGACGAAGCTGCCGAACGGTGTGGAATTGAATATCCCGCAGTTCGGCGTGGAGAACAAGCTGCTTGCGTTCATTCAGGACAGTTCGAAGCAGGTTGACAGCACAACGTGGTTCAACTTCGACCGGCTGACCTTCGACACGGGGAAGGCAACACTACAGGCGTCTTCAGAAGAGCAGTTGAACAACATCGCTGAGATTCTTAGGGCGTATCCAAACGTAAATTTGAAGCTTGGCGGATATACGGACAATACGGGCGACCCTGCGGCAAACATGGCTCTTTCGACGGCCCGGGCCAAAAATGTCATGGATGCTTTGGTGGCGAAGGGTATCGATGCTTCGCGGCTCGCCTCAGAGGGTTATGGCGACCAGTATCCCGTGGGCGACAACTCGACGGAGGAGGGTAGGCAGCAGAATCGAAGGATTGCGCTGCGCGTAACGCAGAAGTAG